Proteins from a genomic interval of Ptychodera flava strain L36383 chromosome 7, AS_Pfla_20210202, whole genome shotgun sequence:
- the LOC139136854 gene encoding serine-rich adhesin for platelets-like isoform X1 produces the protein MKQYSSEDSDKGKGKKKTVTFVTPVSFALPMTVDNWLKKRTSHYIGPIEIRMLLDHMTVSQLLTAIREDQLPITVIIDGALSKVKNVMIKKPLTPPCYEEAVKRSKLFKRHQGFNALKPHIRREVSSSTSSMSTTLPDTPTSATDSHDSSSVNSTDSTLDPFRYRHRRRIGDPRVDIYKAIMNNIRRGRCLPPEKKMHDQRMQAGKSRNIRANPPHLDYSILDKSDKETEESEERNTDVLSPSLPLHTEPTTSTPVVISMMTEDAEGSGSSYSSENKESDTLSDLTSSTSSGSYADKLMQPTTLDMLGRYQSASEPDTEAEEGLSISEHSSMSEEKWSKPGCGSENEVTVKYTPPSEKRKRSPVKIFGVFCSPKSPEKANRRSPQAVPEVDRETSEVHGNRNATSGRTSTEDNLPDVIQFPCNSSFPVVEAEREQQYNDLNRASDKTTSNKLKPDYNLDQSDTENNKSQDKTDCSGTFNTHSIKTSGSAMKLKAVSPEISINVTATDDIWNAHCPHSSDSEDSLSISDSSPNVTLDRLMKHLANSPGKGNAEKARPPSPIYVNINFASVQQSAHDVSGMKTGHTADMQKSDGASTVLVHRNGKTNHTETLKDSGQVRAQDSQTRPVSSTSQFSVSSSGSDTATSSSTHKMHITSPEILGQNGVPSASSSFMEYVKSAVKDTDADNNSTTSSSSADTVVDMSLEYLGKLSSTPNLPSQKASSLDCLTLQDIFDQSEYQAFVNHIRRKQTQKNSTISPLPMKKKLVLPHRNRRKVYSAKLKDSANTTLKQKSASTSSLLDQLKKLTSFEDDEEITVDGSHDQESCVIDKTRTQELQTVMSNHVSGTHGRYFPKDSPSEMNSNKLPNSMEKNNNVDKIDYNQKWESRKHFKSHASMANFSPQSTRSHSIIGKHSAVREYTPIVSDRNHTETPSRDKLSRRLPPTSIHPRSAPSTPRLSHVNTPIFPSGRPVKASVNDSISRNAQHEFRRQELTSQASRQSQQRPLRVQRFGTGVFGLITSPTKKS, from the exons ATGAAACAGTACAGCAGCGAAGACAGCGATAAAG GCAAGGGAAAGAAAAAGACCGTGACCTTTGTCACCCCTGTGAGCTTTGCCCTTCCAATGACTGTGGACAATTGGTTGAAGAAGAGGACTTCCCACTACATAGGGCCAATAGAAATTAGGATGCTGTTGGACCATATGACTGTATCACAGCTTCTGACTGCCATACGAGAAGACCAACTTCCCATCACTGTTATCATTGATGGTGCACTTTCAAAAGTTAAGAACGTCATGATTAAGAAACCTTTGACCCCGCCATGTTACGAGGAAGCCGTGAAAAGGTCGAAGCTTTTCAAACGACACCAAGGTTTCAACGCATTAAAGCCTCACATCAGACGCGAGGTGTCATCATCCACATCGTCTATGAGTACCACTTTACCCGACACCCCGACCTCCGCCACCGATTCCCATGATTCTTCGTCGGTCAACTCAACAGACTCTACCCTTGACCCCTTCCGATACAGGCACCGGCGACGCATCGGTGATCCCCGTGTGGACATCTACAAGGCAATCATGAACAACATCAGGAGAGGACGCTGTTTGCCCCCAGAAAAGAAAATGCATGATCAGAGGATGCAGGCTGGCAAAAGTAGAAACATAAGAGCAAATCCTCCACATCTGGATTACTCAATTTTGGACAAAAGCGACAAAGAAACAGAGGAATCGGAAGAAAGGAACACAGATGTTTTGTCACCATCACTTCCTTTACATACAGAACCGACCACATCAACTCCTGTAGTAATATCAATGATGACAGAAGATGCAGAGGGATCAGGCAGTTCATATTCCAGCGAGAATAAAGAATCCGACACACTCTCTGATCTAACCAGTAGCACTAGCAGTGGCAGTTACGCTGACAAACTAATGCAGCCCACAACACTTGACATGCTAGGCAGGTACCAATCCGCATCAGAGCCGGACACCGAGGCGGAAGAGGGCCTGTCAATTTCAGAGCATTCCTCCATGTCGGAGGAGAAATGGAGCAAGCCTGGGTGCGGGAGTGAGAATGAAGTCACTGTGAAATACACGCCTCCCAGTGAGAAACGCAAGAGGAGTCCTGTTAAAATCTTTGGCGTCTTCTGCTCTCCCAAGAGCCCTGAGAAGGCAAACCGTAGAAGCCCACAGGCTGTTCCAGAAGTGGATAGGGAGACCAGTGAGGTACATGGAAACAGGAATGCAACTTCCGGAAGAACAAGCACAGAAGACAATCTACCAGATGTGATTCAGTTTCCCTGTAATTCGTCATTTCCCGTTGTGGAGGCAGAAAGAGAACAACAGTATAATGATCTGAACCGTGCCAGTGATAAGACAACATCCAACAAGTTAAAACCTGACTACAATCTGGATCAGAGTGATACTGAGAACAACAAATCACAAGACAAAACTGATTGCAGTGGAACTTTTAACACCCACAGCATCAAAACCAGTGGCAGTGCAATGAAACTCAAAGCTGTCAGTCCTGAAATTTCAATCAACGTGACCGCCACAGATGACATATGGAACGCACACTGTCCGCACTCTTCAGACTCCGAGGACAGCCTGTCCATAAGCGACTCCTCTCCTAATGTGACTCTTGATAGGTTGATGAAACACCTTGCCAATTCACCCGGCAAAGGGAATGCAGAAAAGGCGAGGCCTCCCTCTCCAATCTATGTGAACATCAACTTTGCATCAGTGCAACAAAGTGCACATGATGTATCAGGGATGAAAACTGGGCACACAGCTGACATGCAGAAATCAGATGGCGCGTCAACAGTACTAGTACATCGTAATGGCAAGACGAATCACACAGAGACTTTGAAAGATTCAGGTCAGGTTAGAGCTCAAGACAGCCAAACACGCCCAGTAAGCTCAACATCGCAGTTTTCTGTGTCGTCAAGTGGGAGTGATACGGCTACTTCCTCTTCTACTCATAAGATGCATATCACCTCACCAGAAATATTGGGTCAAAACGGTGTGCCCTCAGCCAGTTCGTCATTCATGGAGTACGTCAAATCTGCCGTGAAGGACACAGATGCAGATAACAACTCAACCACAAGTAGTTCATCGGCAGACACCGTAGTGGACATGTCCCTCGAATATCTTGGTAAACTGTCATCAACTCCAAACCTTCCCTCCCAGAAAGCGTCTAGCCTGGACTGTCTGACACTGCAAGATATCTTCGATCAGTCGGAATATCAGGCGTTTGTCAATCACATAAGGAGGAAGCAGACTCAAAAGAATTCCACCATAAGTCCGTTGCCCATGAAAAAGAAACTGGTATTGCCGCACAGGAATAGACGTAAGGTTTACAGTGCTAAGTTGAAGGACTCGGCAAACACGACGCTAAAACAGAAATCTGCCAGCACGTCCTCACTGCTCGATCAACTCAAGAAACTGACAAGTTTTGAGGATGACGAAGAAATTACAGTGGATGGATCTCATGATCAGGAGAGTTGTGTCATTGACAAGACGAGAACTCAGGAACTACAGACAGTAATGTCAAATCATGTATCAGGAACACATGGCAGATATTTTCCCAAAGACAGTCCGTCAGAGATGAACAGCAATAAACTCCCCAATAGCATGGAAAAGAATAATAACGTAGATAAGATTGACTACAATCAAAAGTGGGAAAgtagaaaacatttcaaaagtcATGCATCAATGGCGAATTTTTCACCCCAGTCCACGCGGTCTCATTCCATAATCGGTAAACATTCAGCTGTGAGAGAATACACACCAATAGTCAGTGATCGAAACCACACTGAAACCCCATCAAGAGATAAGCTTTCACGCCGGCTACCTCCAACTTCCATTCACCCACGCTCAGCTCCAAGTACGCCTAGGTTATCACATGTGAATACACCAATATTCCCATCAGGCCGACCGGTCAAAGCCAGTGTCAATGACAGTATATCAAGGAATGCCCAGCACGAGTTTAGACGACAAGAGCTGACATCGCAGGCGAGTAGGCAGTCACAGCAAAGGCCTTTACGTGTGCAGAGATTTGGAACGGGAGTGTTCGGTCTCATTACCTCACCGACAAAAAAGTCATAG
- the LOC139136854 gene encoding serine-rich adhesin for platelets-like isoform X2, with protein sequence MTVDNWLKKRTSHYIGPIEIRMLLDHMTVSQLLTAIREDQLPITVIIDGALSKVKNVMIKKPLTPPCYEEAVKRSKLFKRHQGFNALKPHIRREVSSSTSSMSTTLPDTPTSATDSHDSSSVNSTDSTLDPFRYRHRRRIGDPRVDIYKAIMNNIRRGRCLPPEKKMHDQRMQAGKSRNIRANPPHLDYSILDKSDKETEESEERNTDVLSPSLPLHTEPTTSTPVVISMMTEDAEGSGSSYSSENKESDTLSDLTSSTSSGSYADKLMQPTTLDMLGRYQSASEPDTEAEEGLSISEHSSMSEEKWSKPGCGSENEVTVKYTPPSEKRKRSPVKIFGVFCSPKSPEKANRRSPQAVPEVDRETSEVHGNRNATSGRTSTEDNLPDVIQFPCNSSFPVVEAEREQQYNDLNRASDKTTSNKLKPDYNLDQSDTENNKSQDKTDCSGTFNTHSIKTSGSAMKLKAVSPEISINVTATDDIWNAHCPHSSDSEDSLSISDSSPNVTLDRLMKHLANSPGKGNAEKARPPSPIYVNINFASVQQSAHDVSGMKTGHTADMQKSDGASTVLVHRNGKTNHTETLKDSGQVRAQDSQTRPVSSTSQFSVSSSGSDTATSSSTHKMHITSPEILGQNGVPSASSSFMEYVKSAVKDTDADNNSTTSSSSADTVVDMSLEYLGKLSSTPNLPSQKASSLDCLTLQDIFDQSEYQAFVNHIRRKQTQKNSTISPLPMKKKLVLPHRNRRKVYSAKLKDSANTTLKQKSASTSSLLDQLKKLTSFEDDEEITVDGSHDQESCVIDKTRTQELQTVMSNHVSGTHGRYFPKDSPSEMNSNKLPNSMEKNNNVDKIDYNQKWESRKHFKSHASMANFSPQSTRSHSIIGKHSAVREYTPIVSDRNHTETPSRDKLSRRLPPTSIHPRSAPSTPRLSHVNTPIFPSGRPVKASVNDSISRNAQHEFRRQELTSQASRQSQQRPLRVQRFGTGVFGLITSPTKKS encoded by the coding sequence ATGACTGTGGACAATTGGTTGAAGAAGAGGACTTCCCACTACATAGGGCCAATAGAAATTAGGATGCTGTTGGACCATATGACTGTATCACAGCTTCTGACTGCCATACGAGAAGACCAACTTCCCATCACTGTTATCATTGATGGTGCACTTTCAAAAGTTAAGAACGTCATGATTAAGAAACCTTTGACCCCGCCATGTTACGAGGAAGCCGTGAAAAGGTCGAAGCTTTTCAAACGACACCAAGGTTTCAACGCATTAAAGCCTCACATCAGACGCGAGGTGTCATCATCCACATCGTCTATGAGTACCACTTTACCCGACACCCCGACCTCCGCCACCGATTCCCATGATTCTTCGTCGGTCAACTCAACAGACTCTACCCTTGACCCCTTCCGATACAGGCACCGGCGACGCATCGGTGATCCCCGTGTGGACATCTACAAGGCAATCATGAACAACATCAGGAGAGGACGCTGTTTGCCCCCAGAAAAGAAAATGCATGATCAGAGGATGCAGGCTGGCAAAAGTAGAAACATAAGAGCAAATCCTCCACATCTGGATTACTCAATTTTGGACAAAAGCGACAAAGAAACAGAGGAATCGGAAGAAAGGAACACAGATGTTTTGTCACCATCACTTCCTTTACATACAGAACCGACCACATCAACTCCTGTAGTAATATCAATGATGACAGAAGATGCAGAGGGATCAGGCAGTTCATATTCCAGCGAGAATAAAGAATCCGACACACTCTCTGATCTAACCAGTAGCACTAGCAGTGGCAGTTACGCTGACAAACTAATGCAGCCCACAACACTTGACATGCTAGGCAGGTACCAATCCGCATCAGAGCCGGACACCGAGGCGGAAGAGGGCCTGTCAATTTCAGAGCATTCCTCCATGTCGGAGGAGAAATGGAGCAAGCCTGGGTGCGGGAGTGAGAATGAAGTCACTGTGAAATACACGCCTCCCAGTGAGAAACGCAAGAGGAGTCCTGTTAAAATCTTTGGCGTCTTCTGCTCTCCCAAGAGCCCTGAGAAGGCAAACCGTAGAAGCCCACAGGCTGTTCCAGAAGTGGATAGGGAGACCAGTGAGGTACATGGAAACAGGAATGCAACTTCCGGAAGAACAAGCACAGAAGACAATCTACCAGATGTGATTCAGTTTCCCTGTAATTCGTCATTTCCCGTTGTGGAGGCAGAAAGAGAACAACAGTATAATGATCTGAACCGTGCCAGTGATAAGACAACATCCAACAAGTTAAAACCTGACTACAATCTGGATCAGAGTGATACTGAGAACAACAAATCACAAGACAAAACTGATTGCAGTGGAACTTTTAACACCCACAGCATCAAAACCAGTGGCAGTGCAATGAAACTCAAAGCTGTCAGTCCTGAAATTTCAATCAACGTGACCGCCACAGATGACATATGGAACGCACACTGTCCGCACTCTTCAGACTCCGAGGACAGCCTGTCCATAAGCGACTCCTCTCCTAATGTGACTCTTGATAGGTTGATGAAACACCTTGCCAATTCACCCGGCAAAGGGAATGCAGAAAAGGCGAGGCCTCCCTCTCCAATCTATGTGAACATCAACTTTGCATCAGTGCAACAAAGTGCACATGATGTATCAGGGATGAAAACTGGGCACACAGCTGACATGCAGAAATCAGATGGCGCGTCAACAGTACTAGTACATCGTAATGGCAAGACGAATCACACAGAGACTTTGAAAGATTCAGGTCAGGTTAGAGCTCAAGACAGCCAAACACGCCCAGTAAGCTCAACATCGCAGTTTTCTGTGTCGTCAAGTGGGAGTGATACGGCTACTTCCTCTTCTACTCATAAGATGCATATCACCTCACCAGAAATATTGGGTCAAAACGGTGTGCCCTCAGCCAGTTCGTCATTCATGGAGTACGTCAAATCTGCCGTGAAGGACACAGATGCAGATAACAACTCAACCACAAGTAGTTCATCGGCAGACACCGTAGTGGACATGTCCCTCGAATATCTTGGTAAACTGTCATCAACTCCAAACCTTCCCTCCCAGAAAGCGTCTAGCCTGGACTGTCTGACACTGCAAGATATCTTCGATCAGTCGGAATATCAGGCGTTTGTCAATCACATAAGGAGGAAGCAGACTCAAAAGAATTCCACCATAAGTCCGTTGCCCATGAAAAAGAAACTGGTATTGCCGCACAGGAATAGACGTAAGGTTTACAGTGCTAAGTTGAAGGACTCGGCAAACACGACGCTAAAACAGAAATCTGCCAGCACGTCCTCACTGCTCGATCAACTCAAGAAACTGACAAGTTTTGAGGATGACGAAGAAATTACAGTGGATGGATCTCATGATCAGGAGAGTTGTGTCATTGACAAGACGAGAACTCAGGAACTACAGACAGTAATGTCAAATCATGTATCAGGAACACATGGCAGATATTTTCCCAAAGACAGTCCGTCAGAGATGAACAGCAATAAACTCCCCAATAGCATGGAAAAGAATAATAACGTAGATAAGATTGACTACAATCAAAAGTGGGAAAgtagaaaacatttcaaaagtcATGCATCAATGGCGAATTTTTCACCCCAGTCCACGCGGTCTCATTCCATAATCGGTAAACATTCAGCTGTGAGAGAATACACACCAATAGTCAGTGATCGAAACCACACTGAAACCCCATCAAGAGATAAGCTTTCACGCCGGCTACCTCCAACTTCCATTCACCCACGCTCAGCTCCAAGTACGCCTAGGTTATCACATGTGAATACACCAATATTCCCATCAGGCCGACCGGTCAAAGCCAGTGTCAATGACAGTATATCAAGGAATGCCCAGCACGAGTTTAGACGACAAGAGCTGACATCGCAGGCGAGTAGGCAGTCACAGCAAAGGCCTTTACGTGTGCAGAGATTTGGAACGGGAGTGTTCGGTCTCATTACCTCACCGACAAAAAAGTCATAG